Proteins encoded by one window of Pseudonocardia sp. HH130629-09:
- a CDS encoding type I polyketide synthase — translation MSGTHEPVAVVGMACRFPGADDLDAFWQLLADGREGLTRIDPAGVPRALRERPGYVPVAGLLTDQDRFDPAPFGLTGAEADLLDPQQRLFLQTAWHALDHAGHGGIRDAGAVGVFAGSMQSSYLASNLADRWDPTGAGPDPLGSLATAMATQPDYLPLQTAFRLGLSGPAVAVSTSCSTSLVAVHLAVQSLLSGETDTALAGGVSLIVPQGRGYVHVPGGIFSADGHVRPFGAAGSGIVYTQGVGVVVLRRLSDALASGDVVHAVVHGTAVNNDGADKAGFTAPSVRSQARVVAEALDVAGLEPADIGLAEAHGTATPLGDPVEVTALRRVLGDAGEPCLLGSVKGNIGHTNSAAGVASLIKAVLAVAHRTVPATLHAEPANPALRLDRSRFRLPAVSAPWTGPGHAGVSSFGIGGTNAHVVLGPAPHRAQVTDDPRPQLLCVSAATAEAARATAARVAAALTSGSPGTGAADAAHTLARGRVALPHRVTGVGPAALAAAAPVHAGTPRLVFAFPGAGSPRPGMAAGLHRDEPAFAAAFDEVAAVLTPHLGTDVTEALDPDGPADRVADPAFGLPALFAVAVGAARLLQSWGAHPDALVGHSLGECVAATVGGALALPDAARLVAARCLAASRAAGGGAMLAVGLSEDELTARLPRALDLAVVNGPSACVVSGPAAEVAAFAAALAADGVAHAPLAVSAAMHSRAMDAEQAGLEAALVGLTGGAPQIPVASTVTGRLAGAELGTAAHWAGQLRRPVRFADALAAAVGEGPAVVVEVGPGTALSRLAAGAAGVVATVPLLDAVPRDTGTGASGTDDTVTGGPGGDDTAAARAALGRLWAHGVPVDPGAPAGSGRRRVVLPRLRLHPGPALDRPARAGHRHRPRRAGADPHLGAGRPGDRTPGRRMDRARRRPARRRTAGAGRSRTGRHRRRPGPGRGARDGRPRLRGPRRRPGRRRRTAAAAGDPRWRPDRRRRSGRPRLGRAARAAPGPRAGTPRPGLGHHRPRGRPRRRTRQRPRGGPGDRPRGRAGPGRGRRPRRRGHRCGDRLARWHPLAADAARLGRRTGHRGRPRAGDGGRHRRRGRGRAGPRPAPRRGRTPGGRHLPHRTGRHPRR, via the coding sequence ATGAGCGGCACGCACGAGCCCGTCGCCGTGGTCGGCATGGCGTGCCGCTTCCCCGGCGCCGACGACCTCGACGCCTTCTGGCAGCTGCTCGCCGACGGCCGTGAGGGCCTCACCCGGATCGACCCGGCCGGCGTGCCGCGCGCCCTGCGCGAGCGGCCTGGCTACGTCCCCGTCGCGGGGCTCCTCACCGACCAGGACCGCTTCGACCCGGCGCCGTTCGGGCTGACCGGGGCCGAGGCGGACCTGCTCGACCCCCAGCAGCGCCTGTTCCTCCAGACCGCATGGCACGCCCTGGACCACGCCGGTCACGGCGGCATCCGGGACGCCGGTGCGGTCGGGGTGTTCGCCGGGTCGATGCAGTCGAGCTACCTGGCCTCCAACCTCGCCGACCGGTGGGACCCCACCGGCGCGGGCCCGGACCCGCTCGGGAGTCTCGCCACCGCCATGGCGACCCAGCCGGACTACCTGCCGTTGCAGACGGCCTTCCGGCTGGGGCTGTCGGGGCCGGCCGTGGCGGTGTCCACGAGCTGCTCGACCTCGCTGGTCGCGGTGCACCTGGCCGTGCAGTCGCTGCTGAGCGGGGAGACCGACACCGCGCTCGCCGGTGGGGTGTCGCTGATCGTGCCGCAGGGTCGCGGCTATGTGCACGTGCCCGGCGGGATCTTCTCGGCCGACGGGCACGTGCGTCCCTTCGGCGCCGCGGGCAGCGGGATCGTCTACACCCAGGGCGTCGGAGTCGTGGTGCTGCGCAGGCTGTCCGACGCGCTCGCCTCCGGCGACGTGGTCCACGCCGTCGTGCACGGCACCGCGGTCAACAACGACGGCGCCGACAAGGCCGGGTTCACCGCGCCGTCGGTACGCAGCCAGGCCCGGGTCGTCGCCGAGGCGCTCGACGTCGCCGGACTCGAACCCGCGGACATCGGCCTGGCCGAGGCGCACGGCACCGCTACACCGCTCGGGGACCCGGTCGAGGTCACCGCGCTGCGCCGGGTACTCGGCGACGCCGGTGAGCCGTGCCTGCTCGGCTCGGTGAAGGGCAACATCGGCCACACCAACTCCGCGGCGGGCGTCGCGTCGCTGATCAAGGCCGTGCTGGCGGTGGCCCACCGGACGGTCCCCGCCACGCTGCACGCGGAACCGGCGAACCCGGCGCTGCGCCTGGACAGGTCCCGGTTCCGGCTCCCCGCGGTCTCCGCACCGTGGACCGGCCCCGGGCACGCCGGGGTCAGCTCGTTCGGCATCGGCGGCACCAACGCCCATGTCGTCCTCGGCCCGGCCCCGCACCGGGCGCAGGTCACCGACGACCCCCGGCCGCAGCTGCTGTGCGTGTCCGCCGCGACCGCCGAGGCCGCCCGGGCGACCGCCGCGCGGGTCGCCGCCGCCCTGACCAGCGGATCGCCCGGGACGGGTGCCGCCGACGCCGCGCACACCCTCGCCCGGGGGCGGGTCGCGCTGCCCCACCGGGTCACCGGCGTCGGGCCCGCCGCACTGGCCGCGGCCGCACCGGTCCACGCCGGCACCCCCCGCCTCGTGTTCGCCTTCCCCGGTGCCGGCAGCCCACGGCCGGGGATGGCGGCCGGGCTGCACCGCGACGAGCCGGCCTTCGCCGCCGCCTTCGACGAGGTCGCCGCGGTGCTCACCCCGCACCTGGGCACCGACGTCACCGAGGCGCTGGACCCCGACGGGCCCGCCGACCGGGTCGCCGACCCCGCGTTCGGGCTGCCCGCGCTCTTCGCGGTCGCGGTCGGCGCCGCCCGCCTGCTGCAGAGCTGGGGCGCCCACCCGGACGCGCTGGTCGGGCACAGTCTCGGCGAGTGCGTCGCCGCCACGGTGGGCGGTGCGCTCGCACTGCCCGACGCCGCACGGCTCGTCGCGGCCCGCTGCCTCGCCGCGTCCCGCGCCGCGGGCGGCGGGGCGATGCTCGCCGTCGGCCTGTCCGAGGACGAGCTCACGGCCCGGTTGCCCCGCGCGCTGGACCTCGCCGTGGTCAACGGGCCCTCGGCGTGCGTGGTGTCCGGTCCCGCGGCCGAGGTGGCCGCGTTCGCCGCTGCCCTCGCCGCCGACGGCGTCGCCCACGCCCCGCTCGCGGTGTCGGCCGCCATGCACTCCCGGGCGATGGACGCCGAGCAGGCCGGACTGGAGGCGGCACTCGTCGGACTGACCGGCGGTGCCCCGCAGATCCCGGTCGCCAGCACCGTCACCGGCCGGCTCGCCGGCGCCGAGCTGGGCACCGCGGCGCACTGGGCCGGGCAGCTGCGCCGCCCGGTGCGGTTCGCCGACGCTCTGGCGGCCGCCGTCGGGGAGGGGCCCGCCGTCGTCGTCGAGGTGGGGCCGGGGACCGCGCTGTCCCGGCTCGCCGCCGGGGCGGCCGGGGTCGTCGCGACCGTGCCGCTGCTCGACGCCGTGCCGCGTGACACCGGGACCGGCGCCTCCGGGACGGACGACACGGTGACCGGCGGCCCCGGGGGCGACGACACCGCTGCGGCCCGCGCCGCGCTGGGACGGCTGTGGGCGCACGGAGTCCCGGTCGACCCGGGAGCCCCGGCCGGGTCGGGACGACGGCGCGTCGTCCTGCCCCGGCTACGCCTTCACCCGGGCCCGGCACTGGATCGACCCGCCCGAGCCGGCCACCGGCACCGCCCCCGACGAGCCGGTGCAGATCCTCACCTGGGAGCCGGTCGCCCCGGTGACCGGACGCCCGGACGGCGGATGGACCGTGCTCGGCGACGGCCCGCTCGCCGACGCACTGCGGGAGCGGGTCGATCCCGGACCGGACGTCATCGTCGTCGGCCCGGCCCCGGGCGCGGAGCCCGCGACGGCCGTCCTCGACTTCGGGGCCCGCGCCGCCGACCGGGCCGACGACGACGCACTGCGGCTGCTGCTGGTGACCCGCGGTGGCGCCCGGATCGCCGCCGACGGTCCGGCCGACCCCGCCTCGGCCGCGCTGCGCGCGCTGCCCCGGGTCCTCGGGCGGGAACGCCCCGGCCTGGCCTGGGCCACCACCGACCTCGGGGCCGCCCCCGGCGCCGAACCCGGCAGCGACCCCGCGGCGGGCCCGGGGACCGGCCGCGAGGCCGAGCTGGTCCTGGCCGAGGCCGCCGCCCTCGCCGCCGGGGGCACCGGTGCGGTGACCGCCTGGCGCGGTGGCACCCGCTGGCGGCAGACGCTGCGCGGCTGGGACGCCGAACCGGACACCGCGGCCGCCCCCGCGCCGGGGACGGCGGTCGTCATCGGCGGCGCGGGCGCGGTCGGGCAGGTCCTCGCCCGGCACCTCGCCGCGGCCGGACACCGGGTGGTCGTCACCTCCCGCACCGGACGGGACGGCACCCGCGCCGTTGA
- a CDS encoding amino acid adenylation domain-containing protein produces the protein MVGDFTSTVLVAVEPPDLRGRDDFAAFAGRVNRRFWADLEHRSVPGVEVTAGTAGPRDPRTGLPAPAHPVVFTSGLGLTGDGPAATDWLGEEVFGISQTPQVLLDHIVHDAGGVLRVHWDLRADTLPTGFVPGLRDAHHRLLRRLADEPGAWTDPTLGHDPSTAPAEPVGPNPFTECGPLLDDPSRAAVRPGRPALLDARGCVAADVLAARADRTGAALAGLGAGPGDLVAVCVDKGIAQVTALLGVLASGAGYVPVEPSWPAARIASVCARSGLRHALVAPGDDTTWPDGVRTHVLDADGVLVGGAATSRRADPGDLAYAIFTSGSTGTPKGVGIAHRAARTTLDDLESRYPLRADDRVLALSAFSFDLSVYDVFSVLGVGGGVVLPDADRQRDPGHWLELMAVHRVTVWNTAPALLEMLVEYAEIEPEATRRALASLRQVFLSADWIPVTLPDRLRALAPQARVVGLGGATEASIWSISYPVDEVDPAWPSIPYGRALGGQSFHVLDPDDGRPCPVGRPGELFIGGDGLAEGYVGDPDQTAARFAVHPTTGTRLYRTGDLGRWRPDGTIEFLGRTDRQVKIRGHRIELGELEATLDRLPAVRHAVAQAVRGPDDRPRLVAFVVPADPATPPGDGELAAALRAALPPYMVPNRFVVLAELPITTNGKVDHGALPNPFANRSRTSGPVSTAAPAASAAAPVGPSAAASTAPVPALASIPLSPAATSPALSSGAASSTGVESAGTGADVTAAAGGQEPAASGWPAVPPQGIELRLTVGCDGIGPVDALAVAAPWVQRLRAELRTRGATVAERTSAEGLVELVVTTSATSSAPSPAVPAEASPAPAPVPAARAAVLAPPPAGPPDPLVERTVARVFSDLLGGPVEVTTPFFQLGASSLTLVLAHRRLVELDPQLTVVDLFAHPTVRDLARHLTATAPTAPAPAEVAGPPPVADPPAPPPGDGRAAARRAARARAVAVAG, from the coding sequence GTGGTCGGAGACTTCACCAGCACCGTCCTGGTCGCCGTCGAGCCGCCCGACCTGCGTGGCCGGGACGACTTCGCCGCCTTCGCGGGGCGCGTCAACCGGCGGTTCTGGGCCGACCTGGAGCACCGCTCGGTGCCCGGCGTCGAGGTCACCGCGGGCACCGCCGGGCCGCGCGACCCGCGCACCGGGCTGCCCGCCCCCGCACACCCGGTGGTGTTCACCAGCGGTCTGGGGCTCACCGGGGACGGCCCGGCGGCCACGGACTGGTTGGGGGAGGAGGTCTTCGGGATCTCGCAGACCCCGCAGGTGCTGCTCGACCACATCGTCCACGACGCGGGCGGCGTGCTCCGGGTGCACTGGGACCTGCGCGCGGACACCCTGCCCACCGGGTTCGTGCCCGGGCTGCGCGACGCCCACCACAGGCTGCTGCGCCGGCTGGCCGACGAGCCGGGGGCCTGGACCGACCCCACCCTGGGGCACGACCCGTCGACGGCTCCGGCCGAGCCGGTCGGGCCGAACCCGTTCACCGAGTGCGGCCCGCTCCTCGACGACCCCTCGCGCGCCGCCGTACGGCCGGGCCGCCCCGCGCTGCTCGACGCCCGTGGCTGCGTGGCCGCCGACGTGCTCGCCGCCCGCGCGGACCGCACCGGTGCCGCGCTCGCGGGTCTGGGGGCCGGGCCGGGCGACCTGGTCGCGGTCTGCGTGGACAAGGGGATCGCGCAGGTCACCGCCCTGCTCGGGGTTCTCGCGAGCGGTGCGGGCTACGTCCCGGTCGAACCGTCGTGGCCCGCCGCACGGATCGCCTCGGTCTGTGCCCGGTCCGGCCTGCGGCACGCACTCGTCGCCCCCGGGGACGACACCACCTGGCCCGACGGGGTGCGGACCCACGTCCTCGACGCCGACGGCGTCCTCGTCGGGGGCGCCGCGACCTCGCGCCGCGCCGACCCCGGGGACCTCGCCTATGCGATCTTCACCTCAGGGTCGACCGGCACCCCGAAGGGGGTCGGGATCGCCCACCGCGCCGCCCGCACCACCCTCGACGACCTCGAGTCCCGCTACCCGCTGCGCGCGGACGACCGGGTGCTCGCCCTGTCGGCGTTCAGCTTCGACCTGTCGGTCTACGACGTCTTCTCGGTACTCGGTGTCGGCGGCGGGGTGGTGCTGCCCGACGCCGACCGGCAGCGCGACCCCGGTCACTGGCTGGAGCTGATGGCGGTCCACCGCGTGACCGTGTGGAACACCGCGCCCGCACTGCTGGAGATGCTCGTCGAGTACGCCGAGATCGAACCGGAGGCGACGCGGCGCGCGCTGGCGTCGCTGCGCCAGGTGTTCCTGTCCGCCGACTGGATCCCGGTGACCCTGCCCGACCGGCTGCGCGCGCTCGCCCCGCAGGCACGGGTGGTCGGTCTCGGCGGCGCCACCGAGGCGTCGATCTGGTCGATCTCCTACCCGGTCGACGAGGTCGACCCGGCCTGGCCGAGCATCCCCTACGGCCGTGCGCTGGGTGGCCAGAGCTTCCACGTCCTCGACCCCGACGACGGCCGGCCCTGCCCCGTGGGACGGCCCGGGGAGCTGTTCATCGGCGGCGACGGGCTCGCCGAGGGCTACGTCGGCGACCCCGACCAGACCGCCGCCCGCTTCGCCGTGCACCCGACCACCGGCACCCGCCTCTACCGGACCGGTGACCTCGGGCGGTGGCGCCCGGACGGCACCATCGAATTCCTGGGCCGCACCGACCGGCAGGTGAAGATCCGTGGTCACCGGATCGAGCTGGGGGAGCTGGAGGCGACCCTGGACCGGCTGCCCGCGGTCCGCCACGCCGTCGCCCAGGCGGTCCGCGGCCCGGACGACCGGCCCCGGCTCGTCGCGTTCGTGGTGCCCGCCGACCCGGCGACCCCGCCCGGCGACGGCGAGCTGGCGGCCGCGCTGCGCGCGGCGCTGCCGCCCTACATGGTGCCGAACCGCTTCGTCGTGCTGGCGGAGCTGCCGATCACAACCAACGGCAAGGTCGACCACGGCGCCCTGCCGAACCCGTTCGCGAACCGGTCCAGGACGTCCGGTCCGGTGTCCACGGCAGCCCCGGCCGCCTCGGCCGCGGCTCCCGTCGGGCCGTCGGCCGCGGCCTCCACGGCTCCGGTGCCCGCCCTCGCCTCCATCCCCTTGTCGCCCGCGGCTACGTCGCCCGCGCTGTCGTCGGGCGCAGCGTCGTCGACCGGAGTGGAGTCGGCCGGGACAGGGGCGGACGTGACCGCCGCGGCGGGTGGGCAGGAGCCCGCCGCCTCCGGATGGCCCGCGGTACCGCCGCAGGGCATCGAGCTGCGGCTCACCGTGGGCTGCGACGGCATCGGCCCCGTCGACGCGCTCGCCGTCGCCGCCCCGTGGGTGCAGCGGCTGCGCGCCGAGCTGCGCACCCGGGGCGCGACCGTCGCCGAGCGGACATCCGCCGAGGGGCTCGTCGAGCTCGTGGTGACGACGTCGGCCACATCGAGCGCCCCGTCGCCCGCCGTCCCCGCCGAGGCGTCCCCGGCCCCGGCCCCGGTGCCGGCGGCCCGGGCAGCGGTCCTCGCGCCCCCGCCGGCCGGACCCCCGGACCCGCTCGTCGAGCGGACCGTCGCGCGGGTGTTCAGCGACCTGCTCGGCGGACCGGTCGAGGTGACCACCCCGTTCTTCCAGCTCGGTGCGTCCTCGCTGACCCTGGTCCTGGCCCACCGGCGGCTCGTCGAGCTGGACCCGCAGCTCACCGTCGTCGACCTGTTCGCCCACCCCACCGTCCGCGACCTCGCCCGGCATCTCACCGCGACGGCGCCGACAGCGCCCGCTCCGGCCGAGGTCGCCGGGCCCCCACCGGTGGCGGACCCACCGGCCCCGCCGCCCGGTGACGGCCGCGCCGCCGCACGCCGCGCCGCCCGCGCCCGGGCCGTGGCGGTGGCCGGATGA
- a CDS encoding phosphopantetheine-binding protein — MTAPPTADPIADITTEITTVWSELLDLPPAEIPHDVGFLVLGGDSVLAVRMSALIRARLGVALGLAEVRVDTTVGEIAALVADRVSDPSSGSLPSITHRRADPHAPFPLLPLQQGYFVGQQDGWELSYASAHYYVDYPLDGIDGDEAAEALADALERLARRQPGLRARVDADGRQYVLPVEAPGAVPTPTVLDLRDAAPEEIETRLAALRDLMNVSGPDPTSGPGLDVRLTLLPGDAGLLHGAFSLLLFDGWSAGVLTRELLALAQDWNAVLDPLEIDPGDYVEAVGALRGTRGRNADRDWWWERIDALPAPPALPLVVDPQEITPTVMQHREFRLDPARWAALRAACRDQHVTPATALLTAFSVVLARWAGHRRMLLNSLQTGRLPLHPDVHRMIGGFATTMLLPVVPETGTSFAELARTVQRTFAEHAAHMLVPGVEVAREVGRRRGTHRPVAPVVFQSTIGMDAAMGSPLPTEAGPLGRVRAGDYTHHLRTPQVALETRCFEIDEQLVLVFSLVAELFADDEVTAAFAELVELATALADGPGWDAVPELPEALDPVPGEGLRIGALPGTGRTHAPGPPADGAEQVVADVFEDFLEIPVLDRTVHFFTAGGDSLLAIRVLARLAAELDHPVPVRAFLADPTVAGVAAAGRGA; from the coding sequence ATGACTGCCCCACCGACCGCCGACCCCATCGCCGACATCACGACCGAGATCACGACCGTCTGGTCCGAGCTGCTCGACCTCCCGCCCGCCGAGATCCCCCACGACGTCGGGTTCCTCGTGCTGGGCGGTGACTCGGTGCTGGCGGTGCGCATGTCGGCGCTGATCCGGGCGCGCCTCGGTGTCGCGCTCGGCCTGGCCGAGGTCCGGGTCGACACCACCGTCGGCGAGATCGCCGCACTCGTCGCCGATCGGGTGAGTGATCCGTCGTCCGGGTCACTGCCGTCGATCACCCACCGTCGCGCCGATCCGCACGCCCCGTTCCCGCTGCTGCCGCTGCAGCAGGGCTACTTCGTCGGCCAGCAGGACGGCTGGGAGCTGTCCTACGCCTCGGCGCACTACTACGTCGACTACCCCCTCGACGGCATCGACGGCGACGAGGCGGCGGAGGCACTCGCCGACGCCCTGGAGCGGCTGGCCCGGCGCCAGCCCGGCCTGCGCGCCCGGGTCGACGCCGACGGCCGCCAGTACGTGCTGCCCGTCGAGGCACCCGGGGCGGTGCCGACCCCGACCGTGCTGGACCTGCGCGACGCCGCACCGGAGGAGATCGAGACCCGGCTCGCCGCACTGCGGGACCTGATGAACGTCAGCGGGCCCGACCCGACCTCCGGCCCCGGCCTGGACGTCCGGCTGACGCTGCTGCCCGGCGACGCCGGTCTGCTGCACGGCGCGTTCAGCCTGCTGCTGTTCGACGGCTGGTCGGCCGGGGTCCTCACCCGCGAGCTGCTGGCGCTGGCCCAGGACTGGAACGCGGTGCTCGACCCCCTGGAGATCGACCCCGGCGACTACGTCGAGGCGGTCGGGGCGCTACGCGGAACCCGCGGCCGCAACGCCGACCGCGACTGGTGGTGGGAGCGGATCGACGCGCTCCCGGCCCCGCCCGCGCTGCCGCTGGTCGTCGACCCGCAGGAGATCACCCCCACGGTGATGCAGCACCGCGAGTTCCGGCTCGACCCGGCCCGCTGGGCGGCGCTGCGCGCGGCCTGCCGCGACCAGCACGTCACCCCGGCGACGGCGCTGCTCACGGCGTTCTCCGTCGTGCTGGCCCGCTGGGCGGGACACCGGCGGATGCTGCTCAACTCGCTGCAGACCGGACGCCTGCCGCTGCACCCCGACGTGCACCGCATGATCGGCGGCTTCGCCACCACCATGCTGCTGCCGGTGGTCCCGGAGACGGGGACGTCGTTCGCCGAGCTGGCCCGGACCGTGCAGCGGACCTTCGCCGAGCACGCCGCGCACATGCTCGTCCCGGGCGTCGAGGTGGCCCGGGAGGTCGGGCGCCGACGCGGCACCCACCGCCCAGTGGCACCGGTGGTGTTCCAGTCCACGATCGGGATGGACGCCGCGATGGGCAGCCCCCTGCCGACCGAGGCCGGACCACTGGGCCGGGTGCGCGCCGGGGACTACACCCACCACCTGCGCACCCCGCAGGTGGCGCTGGAGACCCGCTGCTTCGAGATCGACGAGCAGCTCGTCCTGGTGTTCTCCCTGGTCGCGGAGCTGTTCGCCGACGACGAGGTGACGGCCGCGTTCGCCGAGCTGGTCGAGCTCGCGACGGCGCTGGCCGACGGGCCCGGCTGGGACGCCGTGCCGGAGCTGCCCGAGGCGCTCGACCCGGTCCCCGGGGAGGGGCTGCGCATCGGCGCACTGCCCGGAACCGGTCGCACGCACGCCCCCGGACCGCCCGCGGACGGCGCGGAGCAGGTGGTGGCCGACGTGTTCGAGGACTTCCTGGAGATCCCGGTCCTGGATCGCACCGTGCACTTCTTCACCGCGGGCGGCGACTCGCTGCTCGCGATCCGGGTGCTGGCCCGGCTCGCCGCCGAGCTCGACCACCCGGTGCCGGTGCGAGCCTTCCTCGCCGACCCGACGGTCGCCGGGGTCGCGGCGGCCGGGCGGGGGGCCTGA
- a CDS encoding saccharopine dehydrogenase NADP-binding domain-containing protein — translation MAEDPRPLVAVLGASGATGRTAAQRLAATGRVRLRLGARDAGALAAPAAVLGAEAVGVDAGDAEALAGFCAGADVVVQCAGPSLRLTPAVVRAALAAGAHVVDPAGDLDPFPTGDRSVVLGTGVVPGLSGLLPRLLPPGARRLDLYAGGADRLTPAAAADVLLSVPPRYGLPRALWRDGGPVEAALTVQPAVTLPGFDGPVHAVPLLTAEAQRLAADTGAAQLRSYSVFPGPGLPDTLALAWASGDPLAHVDAVIAAADADVATHGVAITLLASARYADGARRTLLRSTDSLALTGAFTALAVTDVLAGRVAPGVGRAAEVLDPATTAARLSADPSVDELRY, via the coding sequence ATGGCCGAGGACCCCCGTCCGCTGGTCGCCGTGCTGGGCGCCTCCGGTGCGACCGGGCGGACCGCGGCGCAGCGACTGGCCGCGACGGGCCGGGTGCGGCTGCGGCTCGGGGCCCGCGACGCCGGCGCGCTCGCCGCACCGGCGGCCGTGCTCGGGGCCGAGGCGGTCGGCGTCGACGCGGGCGACGCCGAGGCCCTGGCCGGGTTCTGCGCCGGCGCGGACGTCGTCGTGCAGTGCGCGGGACCGTCGCTGCGGCTCACCCCGGCCGTGGTCCGGGCCGCGCTCGCCGCGGGCGCCCACGTCGTCGACCCGGCCGGTGACCTGGACCCGTTCCCGACCGGTGACCGCTCGGTCGTGCTGGGCACGGGCGTGGTGCCCGGGCTGTCGGGCCTGCTCCCGCGCCTGCTCCCGCCGGGGGCCCGGCGGCTGGACCTGTACGCCGGTGGCGCCGACCGGCTGACCCCGGCCGCGGCTGCGGACGTGCTGTTGTCGGTCCCGCCCCGCTACGGCCTGCCCCGGGCGCTGTGGCGCGACGGCGGCCCCGTCGAGGCCGCGCTGACGGTCCAGCCCGCCGTGACGCTGCCGGGCTTCGACGGTCCGGTGCACGCCGTGCCGCTGCTCACGGCCGAGGCGCAGCGGCTGGCCGCGGACACCGGTGCGGCGCAGCTGCGGTCCTACTCGGTGTTCCCGGGGCCGGGGCTGCCGGACACCCTCGCCCTGGCCTGGGCGTCGGGGGACCCGCTGGCGCACGTCGACGCCGTCATCGCCGCCGCCGACGCCGACGTCGCCACGCACGGCGTGGCCATCACGCTGCTCGCCTCGGCACGCTACGCCGACGGCGCCCGTCGGACGCTGCTGCGGTCCACCGACTCGCTCGCCCTGACCGGCGCGTTCACCGCGCTCGCCGTCACCGACGTGCTGGCGGGCCGGGTCGCGCCCGGGGTCGGCCGGGCCGCCGAGGTGCTCGACCCGGCGACGACGGCCGCCCGGCTGTCCGCCGACCCCTCGGTGGACGAGCTGCGGTACTGA
- a CDS encoding NAD(P)/FAD-dependent oxidoreductase, whose amino-acid sequence MNDTYDVVVVGGGPAGLSATLVLGRQRRRVLLVDAGEPRNAPAAEMHMYLGRDGADPAQLLADGRAEVDAYPTVTRRAGRATGVRGALDDFTLDLDDGTEVRARRLLLAGGQVDEPLDVPGLAQRWGGSVFHCPFCHGYETTGMALVVIGNGLAGMLAAYVRDRFSDDVVLATHGPAELPGWVAGNLEARGVRVVESPITAIDGDLGALQLRFADGATLARDGIYHRAPTRPGNALAASLGARVLDDGAIAVDECGRTSVPGVSAAGDAARQAGLPDGVTLVSVGAGNGVAAAVWLEQELFRTGLPVAPGQG is encoded by the coding sequence GTGAACGACACCTACGACGTGGTGGTCGTCGGCGGTGGGCCCGCGGGCCTGTCGGCGACCCTGGTACTCGGCCGTCAGCGGCGTCGTGTCCTGCTCGTTGACGCCGGCGAGCCGCGCAACGCCCCGGCCGCCGAGATGCACATGTATCTCGGTCGCGACGGCGCGGACCCCGCGCAGCTGCTCGCCGACGGCCGCGCCGAGGTCGACGCCTACCCGACGGTGACCCGCCGGGCGGGCCGGGCCACCGGCGTGCGCGGCGCCCTCGACGACTTCACCCTCGACCTCGACGACGGCACCGAGGTGCGGGCGCGGCGGCTGCTGCTGGCCGGCGGCCAGGTCGACGAGCCGCTCGACGTGCCAGGGCTGGCGCAGCGGTGGGGCGGCTCGGTGTTCCACTGCCCGTTCTGCCACGGCTACGAGACCACCGGCATGGCGCTCGTGGTGATCGGCAACGGCCTGGCCGGGATGCTCGCCGCGTACGTGCGGGACCGGTTCAGCGACGACGTCGTACTCGCCACCCACGGACCCGCCGAGCTGCCAGGCTGGGTCGCGGGCAACCTGGAGGCGCGCGGGGTGCGGGTCGTGGAGTCCCCGATCACGGCCATCGACGGAGACCTGGGCGCACTCCAGCTGCGCTTCGCCGACGGCGCCACCCTCGCCCGCGACGGCATCTACCACCGCGCCCCGACCCGCCCCGGCAACGCGCTGGCCGCGAGCCTCGGGGCCAGAGTGCTCGACGACGGTGCGATCGCCGTCGACGAGTGCGGCCGGACCTCCGTCCCGGGGGTCTCCGCCGCCGGCGACGCGGCCCGGCAGGCCGGGCTGCCCGACGGCGTGACGCTGGTGAGCGTGGGTGCCGGGAACGGCGTCGCCGCGGCGGTGTGGTTGGAGCAGGAGCTGTTCCGGACCGGCCTGCCGGTCGCCCCCGGTCAGGGGTGA